From one Thamnophis elegans isolate rThaEle1 chromosome 7, rThaEle1.pri, whole genome shotgun sequence genomic stretch:
- the LOC116511686 gene encoding LOW QUALITY PROTEIN: tetraspanin-7-like (The sequence of the model RefSeq protein was modified relative to this genomic sequence to represent the inferred CDS: inserted 3 bases in 3 codons), whose protein sequence is MALLKLFLMAFSFVFWAAGLTMLTIGIWAKISLGTYLMLSTSHTLPTPSFVGCWHHDHRWGFLGCFSAATEHRCLLRTYGGFQLAVLAAGLTAGVSSLXYRETIAEGFQNGLREAIHSYTKDEEKXEALDFVQRNLXCCGIESYRDWFSSPWSVEQQVPNRSVPLSCCRTRKGCLHAPFPSDARGIYHNGCFSKVHDFVSYNMFYIASAALGLALMQVVGIILSCLLAARILPQAESSAGTTPH, encoded by the exons ATGGCTCTCCTCAAACTTTTTCTCATGGCTTTCAGTTTTGTCTTCTGGGCAGCAGGTCTCACCATGCTCACCATTGGTATCTGGGCCAAGATTTCATTAGGTACCTACCTGATGTTGTCAACCAGTCATACCCTCCCAACCCCATCATTTGTTGGCTGCTGGCATCACGATCATCGTTGGGGCTTTCTGGGTTGCTTTAGTGCTGCGACTGAACATCGTTGCCTCCTGCGCACTTATGGGGGCTTCCAACTGGCTGTCTTGGCTGCTGGGCTGACAGCAGGGGTGTCTAGCT TTTATCGTGAGACTATTGCTGAGGGTTTCCAGAATGGACTGCGCGAAGCCATACATTCCTACACCAAGGATGAGGAAA CAGAGGCCCTGGATTTCGTTCAGCGCAACC AATGCTGTGGCATAGAGAGTTACCGTGATTGGTTTTCCTCACCCTGGTCGGTGGAGCAACAGGTGCCTAACCGCTCTGTGCCCCTCAGCTGTTGCAGGACCCGAAAAGGTTGCCTGCATGCTCCATTCCCTTCCGATGCCAGAGGTATTTACCACAACGGATGCTTCAGCAAAGTGCACGACTTTGTCAGCTACAATATGTTCTACATTGCCTCAGCTGCACTCGGACTGGCCCTCATGCAAGTTGTGGGGATCATCCTTTCTTGCCTCCTGGCTGCCCGCATCCTACCACAGGCAGAATCATCTGCAGGCACCACCCCACACTGA